TTATTTGAAATTCATCACTGCTGCCATTGATCTTCGTCTACATTAATAATAACCCCGTTTTCCCTTTGAAACATGTCCTGGTCCATAGGCTACTGCCCTTTGTTCCAGGGCTACTGGCCTCGTTTCAGTTTTAAGTTTAAGTCCAAAGTGTGTTTTAAACTGAGATGCTGAACAAGTTTCATCATTCGGCTTCTCTGTAAAGAGAAAAAATGTCACAGGACAAAACTGTAACACTGCATTAAGAAGCGATGAGGGGGGGGGAAATAATGGTAACGGGAGGAAACGAATTTAAACATACGGGATGGAGGCATTTCTGGGTTGAAAGAACATTTCAAAATTTAAAACTTAAGAGGGTACAGAAAAAAGAACCATTTGATGTTGTATTGAGTGAACTCTGACAAAGGAATATGGCACAACTGTTAAGATAGATAGCCGAAAGATTAAACGGTATAAAAGAGAACCTTGTTGTTCGGCCTTTTTGACAGGCGTAGAGAAACCGGAAGTTGATTTGCCGGTATACGATAATCCAGAAGACATGCGTACATAGAGCCTTTAGCTAAATGCTGCTTCACCAGGTCTAGTCTTTATCTTAGGCAGGACTAACTGACTTGTTCCTAATGATCTGAGTAATAAAAACATGAATTTAACCCCACCTACTAATCCTCATGGGTGACTTTTCCCGCTACCTGCAGAAGTACCGTGTGCTTGTGTACAATGGAGATGTGGACATGGCCTGCAACTTCCTTGGTGATGAATGGTTTGTGGAATCACTTCAACAAGAGGCAAGTCTCAGTGCTGTTGCTCATTTCCAATAATGAACATATGAATGTTATATCTAGAAAAGCAAAACTGCCTCATAAATatacaaaaagaaaagaaaaggaaCTATTGAATAAGATCCCAAAGCATACCTCCCAGAAACAAGTCAAAATCCTTCTGGACATTGCAGTATGTGACAATCACCTTTCAGCTTGCAGTGATTGTATCACTTTTTCTCTTAGTTTGATCGTTTCCTTCCCTTGTAGGTGCAGGTCAAACGCAGGCCTTGGCTCTACTACACTGGGGAAAGCATGCAGGTCGGAGGCTTTATCAAGGAGTTCTCTAACCTGGCCTTCATGACTATTAAGGTAAGAACCACTCTCACCTCATTTTAGAAGAAAGAGAATGTTTGTCAAGTCTGGCTTCTTCTGAGCATCAGTGCTTCATACATTTATAGTGACGTTCTTCGACGTTGGGACAGAGCTACTTCTGAATTTTTGACTTCCTCCAGAATATGTCTATAAGACCTTTCAGAACAGCATTCCTTTTGATAACAATTCTTTGTTGTTCAACAGGGGTCAGGTCACATGGTGCCCACCGACAAGCCAATAGCAGCCTATGCAATGTTCAGCCGTTTTCTGAAGAAGCAGCCGTATTGAGAAACAGACTGTATGCAAAACTGTCTTATTTCACTTCTAAGTCCTTTCCTGGCATCTGTCTGCACTGTGAACAATCTTTGGCTTTATATGAATTATGCTCATGATGGGTACAAGACGTAATATGCACTAATTCATTCTGAACAGCACTGGATTATCAACGTAATGGCACAGCTTAATTTTTTGTTGGgatgattttgtgtgtgttgaaTGTCTGTCTGCTCGCATGAATCCATGGTAAGATGCTGGTCATACTACTGTACCATTTAGACTTTGTGTTTGTAGCAGGAAGTCAAGAGGATCGCAGTGGGTAGTGTGGGGTCCCTACTGGCCAGTGACAGTCGTGCTGATAGTTACGATCGTATGTCTTATGCCTGAAGTTTTATTGGgttttaatacaaaaataacagcACTGTTATGGATGCATTCAAAGGGAATGGCCACTGTCTTAGGAAATCACCAATTTGCCTTTTACTGGGATGTATCAATATCTGTCATTTAGAAACTTCACTGTCAATAATAAATTGCAGCTTCATCATTTAAGATGTATATATTTTCAGCCTTATACACAGACTTGTATGAATGATGGACTTATTTTAAAGATCAGTATTATGTATTGTCGATTATGTTTGTTAAATTGTGAATAAAGCCACTTATTGTGCATTACTAAAGTTTACGTTTTGTTAATAAATTCGTTTGCATTGAATCTCCTGTCTCTTGTTATTCAGAGTGCTGCACCTTGGATTCTAAAATAGTTCGGATAGTTGGCAATAGCTGATATTATAAATACACTGAGGTCATAGTTTGCTTCTCAAAATACATAACAGACATGTAGAACAAACTTTGAAGGGGGAAAAATGAATTTCCATCTGTCTGCCAGGAAAACTTTATGATGTTCTGAAGGGGTTCCCATCCATGGTTTATTCATTACCCTTGCAATATTAGCATTGTATTACAGGCACATGGTCTGTCTTTTGTGCTTTAAGAAGCCAAGATCTCCCATAAGCCCCGTACCTCTCCATTCGATGCTGGCTGGTGTGAGGCTtacatgcagctgctcggccatggaagtcCATTCCATGAGGCTCCAAGCACACaatttttgtgctggagttaatgccagaggaagtttgaaACTCTGCAGTGactgagtcaacagagtgttAGTGACTTTCACGCtctatgcacctcagcactcggtGACCCCACTCTGTTATTTCACATGGTCTGTCACTTTAGGGCTGACTTTCTTtcgttcctaaatgcttccactttgcaataataccacttacagttgaccatggaatatctagaacaggggtgtcaaacatacggcccactatggtgtccaatacggcccgcgggatgatttgaacaatagtattaaatatcaaatcttttttattatcattattagtagtagtagtagtagtagtattaaaatAAAGTCTATGTCTGGGTATTTGCTGCAATATTGTGTTtggttttattcatttgtttattttatcattgatCATTTAACTGCTCTTCTACTGCGCTTCTGCCGGAACCTCTAACACGCAAGCGCATTCTAAATTGGCGCCTAAATCAAATTTCTTCGGCTATTTGAAGATGTGTGGCAAGCACTCgcgattttaaaaaaatgtccaaaaaaagaaaaattgatCTGGAAGGGCGGATGTTTCAGGAGAAATGGAAAGAGAAGTATTTCTTCAGTGAGGTCAATGGCAAGCCGGTATGTTTAATCTGCTCACAAGCCGTGGCAGTGCAAAAAGAATACAACATTAAACGGCACTATGACATACATGCAGAGAAATATGATAAATACACTGGACAGCTCCGAACGGAAAAAGCTAATGCTTTAGCATccgctttaaaaaaaaaacaatcaatgtTCACAAAAAGAGCAGGGACTGATGAAGCTGTAAAGGCCAGCTATTTGATTGCCAATGAAATCGCAGCGGCATCAAAGCCATTTTCAGAGGGAGAATTCGTCAAGAAGTGTATGGTAAAGGCAGCGGAGCTTGTGCGTCCTGAGAAAAAACAGGCTTTTGCCAGTATTAGCTTGTCAAGAAATACTATGGCTGAAAGAATTGAGGACCTTGCAAGAGACTTGAACCGTCAGCTGAAAGACAAAGTTAAGACATTCATTGCTTTCTCTGTAGCACTCGATGAGAGTACTGACGTTAACGACATAGCTCAACTGGGGTTATTTATTCGTGGAGTTGATGAATCTTTGAACATCACTGAAGAATTTGTTGAGCTGGTTCCAATGACAGACACAACTACCTCCAACGACATTTATGCCAGCCTCATTGGTGCTCTGGATAGACTGGAAGTTGACTGGAGTCGCGCTGTTAGTGTGGCAACGGATGGCGCTCCATCCATGGTCGGGAAAAAGGCAGGCGTTGTGACAAAATTAAAAGAGAAAATTCAAAAAGAGAACCCAACCCAAAAATTCAGGAATTTTCATTGTATTTTACACCAGGAAGCGTTGTGTAGCAAAACCCTAAAGATGGACAATATTATGAGTGTGGTAATAAAAACTGTTAATTTCATCAGAGCAAAGGGGCTCAACCATCGGCAATTTGAGGCCTTTTTATCTAACAAAAATATTCCCCGCAGTCTACCCTACCACACCGAAGTTCGCTGGTTGAGCAGGGGAGCCGTGCTCAAACGTTTCTTTGAACTGCGCTCAGAAATCAGTCAGTTCATGAAAGATAAGGGAAAACCGGTGACTGAGCTGGATGACCCCGAGTGGGTTCGTGACCTTACTTTTATGGTGGACGTAACCGAGCACTTAAATGTGCTCAATGCTAAGATGCAAGGCTGCAACAAAATCGTAAATGAATATTACGATTGCATTCGCGCGTTTGAGATGAAACTAGATCTGTGGGCGACACAGCTTTCCCAAGGTAACCCAGCTcattttccctttttaaaatCTGTGTACACCACTCACGGCAAAGACAACATggacaaatacaaagaaaaaattGTTGGTCTTCAGAAGGAGTTTCAGAATCGGTTCCAGATCTTTAATGAACTTGAGAAGGAATTCGCTGTCTTCCGTTCACCGTTTACTGCGAGCGCAACGGATGTACCGGAGGAACTCCAAATGGAACTAATCGAACTGCAGTGCAACACAGCTTTGAAGGACAAATTCGCAACAGTCACTGTGGATTTATTTTACCAAAACCTCGGACCGACGTTCCCCAAAATGACTGGTTTTGCATCCAAAATCCTCAGCATGTTCGGGACGACATATCTCTGCGAGCAGGCATTTTCTGTAATGAACATTAACAAGTCCAACCTGCGCTCTcgactcacacacagacatctAAATGACATTATGAGAGTGGCAACGGCTCAAAAACTGGTTGCTGACGTTGATGCACTGGTCGAAGAAAAGAGAAGTCAGGTGTCAGGAAGCAGGAGTTAAAAGCATTATGCGTACCTGTGTATACTTGCGTATGTCACCTCATCtagatttttatttgttaaagGAAAGTTCTCATTTGTAGTGTATAGTTAATGTTCATATCTAAAGtgaatgatattttttttcatttgcattaacaataaagaatttatttttgtatatgattTTTTCTAAACTATTGAGTTGTTAAAGgcagtttttttaaattgtgaagTGTTTTTCTAGtttgtaaattatattgtaGCCATTAGCTTCATATTTAATGTAACTGTCTGTACACAGAGTCTGcagcattttttatttcttattttatcaTTACTAAAAAGTATCTGACAGGTAATATTCATGTTCAAAGGAAAGGGTTTTGCTTGCCATTACTTGCcattgttttttccccaaaaaggAATAAGAGTGTTAATGAACAGTTTCTGAGGActtgttaaatgcagttttacagaatatagtgtatttgttgtaatttgatgcactatgattaaaaaataataataataaattcggcccgcacatggtcacatttcttctcatccggccctcaccctaaaatgagtttgacacccctgatctagaacTTTCTCAAACTgacaaaggtggcatcctgtgacagcaccacgcttgaattcactgagctcttcagaatgacccattctttcacaaatgtctgTAAACCTGACTGCGTGGCTAGGTGTTTAATTTTAAACACGTATGGCAATGGgtttgaatgaaacacctgaattcaatgattaagaggtgtgtcccaatacttttgtccatatagtgcataATGAATGTCTAAatacaaatttttattttattcattacaAATAAGCATAACTCACAGTAAAAGTATTACCTTGATTagcactttttattttttcctttcatacaaatgtttattttttccaaaaaaaaaaaaagatgaaaaatagCTGGTTACTCAACAATTATGTACTACTACAATTGCAATACGAAAACCAACATACATtatttcagtttgaaaactAGGTTTATCGTTCAGAAAATTAATTCAATATATATAGGATTACTGGTGTGGAAAGGAAATCATACTATGAAAACAGTTTTAAAGAACAGAGGATGAGCATATGTAAGAATTTTTAATTCCTCAGTCCTAAGATTCCTCCAAAACTGTAAAAACCACTTCAACTGTTAAAACCGTGTCCTCAGACCTGTTTGGTCTTGTTTTGTTCTTTAATACAGTGGAATGTTTGTGTTCTTCTTAGCTATACAGAATGGAGCTTGATCGCAGTGTAAGTCTCAGAATATTTACATATCCAACAAGAAGGAGATTTGCTGCTGTAAATATTTCCTGGTGAGCATTTAAGTTCACACACTGAAAAATCTGGTCTAGATGGGCTTTCTGTTGTAGGACCTGATGTGGTTGTTGAAGGGTTGGTGTTGTTGCCTCAGTTGCAGGGTTTGAATCCGGCTTTGTGTGTATGTAACGTATCGCTTTTTTCCTCCATTTACAGCCTCGATGCATGCAGTTTGAGCAGTCAGTGCCTCTAAATTCATCCCTGTGTGTTCTTGATGTTACTTCTCCTGATGGATAAGTGAATGATAAATTTTAAAGTGCGAATCTGCAAGAAGTCTGCAATGAGGCCCGGCGGACGACAGAGGAGTTTCCAGCTCAGGGAGATGCGGTGCTGTTGCTTGGCACCTCCTGCCGATTCTTCTCAATCACCTCTCTGAGGCCTTCAGTGAAGTGGAGGTTGGCTCCAATGATGATGAACCcctaagaaaaaaagaaaagaggtGAGTATGCTGCAACCACTACAGAAATATTGACAGGAAACGGACATGCAACACTATCAGCTATGCATGGAATCTGCAATCTGCAGTCACATTTTCCAGGATTTTTACTCAACCTTCCTTGACATGACTCTGTGACTGGAAGCAAGTGCCCCACAGAAATAAAAACTTAACCAACTGATATTTC
This genomic interval from Paramormyrops kingsleyae isolate MSU_618 chromosome 8, PKINGS_0.4, whole genome shotgun sequence contains the following:
- the LOC111835897 gene encoding general transcription factor II-I repeat domain-containing protein 2-like, producing the protein MAERIEDLARDLNRQLKDKVKTFIAFSVALDESTDVNDIAQLGLFIRGVDESLNITEEFVELVPMTDTTTSNDIYASLIGALDRLEVDWSRAVSVATDGAPSMVGKKAGVVTKLKEKIQKENPTQKFRNFHCILHQEALCSKTLKMDNIMSVVIKTVNFIRAKGLNHRQFEAFLSNKNIPRSLPYHTEVRWLSRGAVLKRFFELRSEISQFMKDKGKPVTELDDPEWVRDLTFMVDVTEHLNVLNAKMQGCNKIVNEYYDCIRAFEMKLDLWATQLSQGNPAHFPFLKSVYTTHGKDNMDKYKEKIVGLQKEFQNRFQIFNELEKEFAVFRSPFTASATDVPEELQMELIELQCNTALKDKFATVTVDLFYQNLGPTFPKMTGFASKILSMFGTTYLCEQAFSVMNINKSNLRSRLTHRHLNDIMRVATAQKLVADVDALVEEKRSQVSGSRS